A part of Eubacterium sp. AB3007 genomic DNA contains:
- a CDS encoding aldehyde dehydrogenase, whose product MKEEARMFTQEIITRQRAFFLSGKTRPIRWRKQALLDLAACIRRYETRINAALQADMNKSATEVYMTETGIVLDEIRYHLSHLDRWARERWVRTPLAQFPSVSYVSPEPYGTVLIMSPWNYPIQLCLEPLVGAISAGCTAVLKPSAYAPATSQVLADMMEESFPPEYITVIQGGREENKALLEEPFDYIFFTGSPAVGHDVMRAAAEHLTPVTLELGGKSPVIVTESSNIPVAARRIAFGKVLNAGQTCVAPDYCFVHKAIKPAFIEAYREALAEFFPDGNMDDMNVIINEKHYARVKRLLASGEAVIGGGFDDGRRFIEPTLLDHVSTEAPVMQEEIFGPILPMLEYEDLEEPIRYIREHAKPLALYLFTTDRGVEKRIMDTCSFGGGCVNDTIIHLATPYMPFGGVGNSGMGSYHGKKSYDTFTHERSIVRKGNWLDLPVRYRPYTSLKNRMLRSLLK is encoded by the coding sequence ATGAAAGAGGAGGCGCGCATGTTTACACAGGAGATCATCACACGCCAGAGGGCGTTTTTCCTTTCAGGCAAGACCAGGCCGATCAGATGGCGCAAGCAGGCTCTGCTGGATCTGGCTGCCTGCATCCGAAGATATGAGACACGCATCAACGCTGCCTTGCAGGCGGATATGAACAAGAGCGCCACAGAAGTCTATATGACCGAGACAGGAATCGTGTTGGATGAGATCCGCTACCACCTCAGCCATTTGGACCGATGGGCGCGGGAACGTTGGGTGCGAACGCCTTTGGCACAGTTCCCCTCTGTGTCCTACGTGAGCCCAGAGCCATACGGCACAGTGCTGATTATGTCACCTTGGAACTATCCTATACAGCTTTGTCTGGAGCCGCTGGTGGGTGCGATCTCAGCGGGCTGTACCGCTGTACTGAAACCTTCCGCTTACGCGCCAGCCACCAGCCAGGTACTGGCAGATATGATGGAGGAGAGCTTTCCTCCGGAGTACATTACCGTGATTCAGGGTGGTCGGGAGGAAAACAAGGCCCTTCTGGAGGAACCCTTCGACTACATCTTCTTTACCGGAAGCCCTGCGGTGGGGCACGATGTAATGCGAGCAGCAGCGGAGCACCTGACCCCGGTGACGCTGGAGCTGGGCGGCAAGAGCCCGGTGATCGTGACCGAGTCTTCCAATATTCCGGTGGCCGCAAGGCGGATCGCTTTCGGAAAGGTGCTGAATGCCGGCCAGACCTGCGTGGCACCGGACTATTGCTTTGTGCACAAAGCAATCAAACCGGCGTTCATCGAGGCGTATAGAGAGGCTCTGGCAGAGTTTTTCCCGGACGGAAACATGGACGACATGAACGTGATCATCAACGAGAAGCATTATGCCAGAGTGAAGAGACTGCTGGCTAGCGGGGAAGCAGTGATTGGTGGAGGCTTCGATGACGGGAGAAGGTTCATCGAACCTACCTTGCTGGACCATGTGTCTACGGAGGCACCAGTGATGCAGGAGGAGATTTTTGGACCGATCCTGCCCATGCTGGAGTACGAGGATCTGGAAGAGCCCATCCGCTACATCAGGGAGCACGCGAAACCGCTGGCGCTGTATCTTTTCACAACAGATAGAGGTGTGGAGAAACGGATCATGGATACGTGCTCCTTCGGAGGTGGATGCGTCAATGACACCATCATCCATCTGGCGACACCCTATATGCCTTTTGGCGGGGTAGGGAATTCCGGGATGGGGAGCTATCACGGGAAGAAAAGTTACGACACCTTCACGCATGAACGGAGCATCGTGCGGAAGGGAAACTGGCTGGATCTGCCTGTGCGGTACCGGCCATATACCAGTCTGAAGAATAGAATGCTCCGCAGCCTGCTGAAATAG
- a CDS encoding aminoacetone oxidase family FAD-binding enzyme: MYDIVIIGGGACGMTAAIAAKAGAPEKGVLVLEKMDRPLRKLKATGNGRCNMTNLACKNKESVLGFFGELGVITRADSEGRIYPVTEDAGDVVNAILDRAEHLGIQILCGAEVLRLEREQGVFRVVYREGKTEKALCAEQVMLAAGGKAAPKFGTTGDGAILAGRLGHTVSRLAPALTGVVTTEDIAEFSGIRARGEVSLCFRGEVIFREQGEIQFTDYGLSGICVFNMSRYITIPEGCTLKDGFREYEIHIDFLPEIGDLGSILWERTGKPGFQGAKLMRSMVRRPVAEKIWSMAGASVERCGSLLKAFPLHVKSLRGWQYAQVTRGGVCYDEIEPETMASRLVPGLYFGGEVLDFDGQCGGFNLQHAFETGIRAGKGMSR, translated from the coding sequence ATGTACGATATCGTGATCATAGGTGGCGGCGCCTGCGGCATGACAGCCGCCATCGCTGCCAAGGCGGGAGCACCAGAGAAGGGGGTGCTTGTGTTGGAGAAGATGGATCGTCCTCTTCGGAAGCTCAAGGCCACTGGGAATGGCCGGTGCAATATGACCAATCTCGCCTGTAAGAACAAGGAAAGCGTCCTGGGGTTTTTCGGCGAACTGGGGGTGATCACCCGGGCGGACAGCGAGGGGAGGATCTATCCGGTGACGGAAGATGCCGGGGACGTGGTAAACGCGATACTTGATCGGGCGGAGCATCTCGGCATCCAAATCCTCTGCGGTGCGGAGGTGTTGAGACTCGAGCGGGAGCAGGGCGTGTTTCGAGTGGTGTATAGAGAAGGCAAGACAGAGAAGGCTTTGTGCGCGGAACAGGTGATGCTCGCGGCGGGAGGTAAGGCAGCGCCAAAATTCGGTACGACCGGTGACGGGGCCATTCTGGCAGGGAGGCTGGGACATACCGTCAGCCGGCTGGCACCGGCGCTCACCGGCGTGGTGACTACCGAGGATATTGCGGAGTTTTCCGGGATCCGGGCGCGTGGGGAGGTCAGCCTTTGCTTTCGGGGTGAGGTCATCTTCCGGGAGCAGGGAGAGATCCAGTTTACTGACTATGGGCTCTCCGGGATCTGCGTGTTCAACATGAGCCGGTATATCACCATACCGGAGGGATGTACACTAAAGGATGGATTTCGGGAGTACGAGATACATATTGATTTTCTTCCGGAGATCGGTGATCTCGGGAGCATTTTGTGGGAACGGACAGGGAAGCCGGGATTTCAGGGAGCGAAGCTGATGCGCTCTATGGTACGCCGGCCTGTCGCTGAGAAGATCTGGAGCATGGCAGGCGCCAGCGTAGAACGCTGCGGTTCGTTGCTGAAAGCGTTTCCGTTGCACGTGAAGAGTCTGCGGGGATGGCAGTATGCCCAGGTAACCAGGGGCGGTGTCTGTTATGACGAGATAGAACCGGAGACCATGGCCTCCAGGCTTGTGCCTGGGCTGTACTTTGGCGGAGAAGTGTTGGATTTTGACGGGCAGTGCGGCGGGTTCAACCTGCAGCACGCATTTGAGACCGGAATCAGAGCAGGAAAGGGAATGAGCAGATGA